A region from the Palaemon carinicauda isolate YSFRI2023 chromosome 16, ASM3689809v2, whole genome shotgun sequence genome encodes:
- the LOC137655244 gene encoding uncharacterized protein, which yields MYNQLKRFQHQPDFLKCYDNIIKEQLKLGFIEEVETPVISPNTHYLPHHAVRKNSSTTPLRVVYNCSAKPSKSSASLNDCLMTGPSLTEKLFDLLVRFRMNKFACIADIEKAFLQIGLQQHHRDFTRFLWLEDPFDENSRVKTYRFKSVLFGATCSPFVLQMTLQYHFQISHSPYSGVLLSSFYVDNFQHNADNEQQLVELYDVANVEMSKAGMNLRQWNSNSKLLKDHINQRSHWNFHLWTRY from the coding sequence ATGTATAATCAACTAAAAAGGTTCCAGCATCAACCAGATTTTTTGAAATGTTATGATAACATAATCAAGGAGCAATTAAAGTTGGGGTTTATTGAGGAGGTTGAAACTCCTGTAATAAGTCCCAACACCCACTATCTTCCACATCATGCAGTCAGAAAGAACTCCTCCACTACACCCCTTAGAGTGGTGTATAATTGTAGTGCAAAGCCGAGTAAATCCTCTGCATCATTGAATGATTGTCTCATGACCGGTCCGTCATTAACGgagaaattatttgatttgttaGTCAGGTTTAGAATGAATAAATTTGCCTGCATAGCAGATATTGAGAAGGCCTTTCTGCAGATTGGATTGCAACAGCATCACAGAGATTTTACTAGATTTTTGTGGTTAGAAGATCCATTTGACGAAAATAGTAGAGTAAAAACATATAGGTTTAAATCGGTTCTCTTTGGTGCTACTTGCAGCCCTTTTGTATTGCAGATGACCTTACAGTATCACTTTCAAATATCACATTCACCCTATTCAGGTGTTTTATTATCTAGTTTTTATGTGGATAATTTTCAGCACAATGCTGATAATGAACAGCAGTTAGTGGAGTTATATGATGTGGCCAATGTTGAAATGAGTAAGGCAGGAATGAATCTGAGACAATGGAACAGTAATTCAAAATTACTTAAGGATCATATAAACCAGAGGAGTCATTGGAATTTCCACTTGTGGACAAGATATTAG